The following are encoded together in the Lathyrus oleraceus cultivar Zhongwan6 chromosome 3, CAAS_Psat_ZW6_1.0, whole genome shotgun sequence genome:
- the LOC127126744 gene encoding N-alpha-acetyltransferase MAK3 — translation METTNKEEPEISKLDFNDSDIEYISYGGEHHLPLIMNLVDEELSEPYSIFTYRYFVYLWPHLSFLAFHKGRCVGTVVCKMGEHRNTFRGYIAMLVVIKPYRGRGIATELVTRSIKAMMESGCDEVTLEAEVTNKGALALYGRLGFIRAKRLFHYYLNGVDAFRLKLLFPRPELHTQYGSHAHSDHRDSQILE, via the exons ATGGAAACAACCAACAAAGAGGAACCAGAAATCTCCAAACTAGATTTCAATGATTCCGACATCGAATACATCAGCTACGGTGGCGAACACCACCTCCCTCTCATCATGAACCTCGTCGACGAAGAACTCAGCGAACCATACTCCATCTTCACTTATCGTTACTTCGTCTATCTATGGCCTCATCTTTCTTTCCTG GCGTTTCATAAGGGTAGATGTGTGGGTACGGTGGTTTGTAAAATGGGGGAACATCGTAACACTTTTAGAGGATACATTGCTATGCTTGTTGTTATTAAACCCTACAGAGGAAGAGGCATTG CTACAGAACTTGTTACTAGGTCTATCAAAGCGATGATGGAATCTGGTTGTGATGAG GTTACATTGGAAGCAGAGGTCACAAATAAAGGAGCACTTGCGTTGTATGGTCGCCTTGGCTTTATCAGGGCTAAACGTCTCTTTCACTACTATTTGAATGGAGTCGATGCTTTCCGTCTCAAACTTCTATTTCCTCGTCCAGAGTTGCACACGCAATACGGGAGTCACGCGCATAGTGATCACAGGGATTCGCAAATTCTTGAATGA